GCTCCCGCAGGCCCCCTCACGGTCGGCTTCGACCTCGACCTGACCCTCCTCGACACCCGCCCCGGCATCCGCCTCACCTGGGAGACCTTCGCCGCCGCCTACGGCGTCGACGTCGACGCCGACCTCGTCGTCAGCCGGCTCGGCCCCCCGCTGGAGCAGGAGATGGCCCACTGGGTGCCCGCCGACCAGGTCACCGAGATGGTCGCCCGCTACCGCACCCTCTACGGCGTCCACGCCTTCGCGCCGACCGTCCCCATGCCGGGCGCCCGCGACGCCCTCGACGCCGTACGCCAGGCCGGCGGCCGGACCGTCGTCGTCACCGCCAAGAACGGCCCGCACGCCGAGCAGCACTTCGCCCACCTCGGCATCGAGCCCGACGCGATCGTCGGCGGCCTGTTCGCCGAGGGCAAGGCGGAGGCGCTGCGCGCCCACGGCGCCTCGGTCTACATCGGCGACCACACCGGCGACGTCCGCGGCGCGAAGGCCGCCGGAGCCCTGTCGGTGGCCGTGGCGACCGGCCCGTGCGCCCCCGAGGAGCTCCGCGAGGCGGGCGCCGACGTGGTCCTGAAGGACCTGACGGACTTCCGCGCCTGGTGGAAGACGTACCTCGGCTAGGCGGTCCGCCGCCCGCCGCGCGCCTGCCGCCGCTGCTTCCGGGGGTTGCCCGGCTTCGTGGGGTTCGGGTGCGGCCGCCCCCTTCTCCGAGGGTCACGCCTTCCGGCGGCGCGTCAAGGGCGCCTTCGGCGTCGCTGCGCGATGGGCTTCGCCCACCCTTGACCCGCCACCTCCAGGCGTGCAGGAAAACTCGGAGGGGGGGGGAGCGGGCCCGCGCAAGGGCGCCGGGGTCGGCCGGGGTAGGGTGCGCGCCTGCGGGTGGGTGGGTCCCGGTGCCCGGGGTATCGCTCCGGCCGGGCGGCGTCCGCGCCCCCACCCACCCACGCATCGCCGACACTCACGCGGGAGCGATACCCGGACCCCCCACCCACCGGCCCGCCGCCCGGGCGCGGACGCCCGCCGATTCCCTCCGCTTCCCGGTGGCCCCGCCCCGGCCGCCCTCCGAGAGTGTTTGGCGGCTTCCGTCGCCGGGTCAAGGGTGGGCGAAGCCCATCGCGCAGCGACGCCGAAGGCGCCCTTGACGCGGTGGTGGAAGGTGCCACTCTCGGAAAGAGGGCGGCCGCACCCTAGACCCACACACCCGGCCCACCCCGAGAAACCTCACCGAGCCGCGGCGCCGATCACTGTGCTCTCTAGCCACTGTGCTCTCTAGGCGGTACGCCGTGCCTGCCGCCGCTGGGCTGCGACCGACCGGAGCACCCCGGCGGCGGCGAGTGCGAAACCGACGCCCATCAGCATGGACACCAGGTAGGCGACGGTCGGGAAGGGATCGGTTCCGAGGAAG
The Streptomyces roseofulvus genome window above contains:
- a CDS encoding HAD family hydrolase → MSPMTTNAPAGPLTVGFDLDLTLLDTRPGIRLTWETFAAAYGVDVDADLVVSRLGPPLEQEMAHWVPADQVTEMVARYRTLYGVHAFAPTVPMPGARDALDAVRQAGGRTVVVTAKNGPHAEQHFAHLGIEPDAIVGGLFAEGKAEALRAHGASVYIGDHTGDVRGAKAAGALSVAVATGPCAPEELREAGADVVLKDLTDFRAWWKTYLG